The following coding sequences lie in one Lolium perenne isolate Kyuss_39 chromosome 2, Kyuss_2.0, whole genome shotgun sequence genomic window:
- the LOC127331464 gene encoding ricin B-like lectin R40G2, which yields MFGFGHHHSQAPPSSGPNQIFKIFCRASEDYVLAVRDGEVVLAPVNPKDDTQHWLKDMRFSTTVKDEEGMPAFALVNKGTGLAVKHSIGKSHPVKLVPFNPAYEDASVLWTESKDVGKGFRCIRMVNNYRLGFDALNGDKDHGGVHDGTTIVLWEWCKGDNQCWKILPWAEAHAAVDSGACAGNGGGPPVHAVRIFSKASEEYSLTARNGTVVLAPTNPRDEYQHWIKDMRHGSKIRDEEGYPAFAIVNKVTGECIKHSTGQGHPVKLVPYNPAYQDESVLWTESRDVGKGFRCVRMVNNIYLNFDAFHGDKAHGGVHDGTEIVLWKWCEGDNQRWKILPW from the exons ATGTTCGGCTTCGGGCACCACCACAGCCAGGCGCCGCCGTCGTCCGGCCCGAACCAGATCTTCAAGATCTTCTGCCGCGCCTCCGAGGACTATGTCCTGGCCGTCCGCGACGGCGAGGTCGTGCTCGCCCCCGTTAACCCCAAGGACGACACCCAGCACTGGCTCAAGGACATGCGGTTCAGCACCACCGTGAAGGACGAGGAGGGCATGCCGGCGTTCGCGCTCGTCAACAAGGGCACCGGCCTCGCCGTCAAGCACTCCATCGGCAAGTCCCACCCC GTGAAGCTGGTGCCGTTCAACCCGGCGTACGAGGACGCGTCGGTGCTGTGGACGGAGAGCAAGGACGTGGGCAAGGGGTTCCGCTGCATCCGCATGGTGAACAACTACCGCCTCGGCTTCGACGCCCTCAACGGCGACAAGGACCACGGCGGCGTTCACGACGGCACCACCATCGTGCTCTGGGAGTGGTGCAAGGGGGACAACCAGTGCTGGAAGATCCTGCCGTGGGCCGAGGCGCACGCCGCCGTCGACTCCGGTGCCTGTGCCGGCAACGGCGGAGGGCCACCCGTGCACGCCGTGCGCATCTTCTCCAAGGCCAGCGAGGAGTACAGCCTCACCGCCCGCAACGGCACCGTCGTCCTCGCGCCCACCAACCCCAGAGACGAGTACCAG CACTGGATCAAGGACATGAGGCACGGCAGCAAGATCAGGGACGAGGAAGGGTACCCCGCGTTCGCCATAGTGAACAAGGTCACCGGCGAGTGCATCAAGCACTCCACCGGCCAGGGCCACCCGGTGAAGCTGGTGCCGTACAACCCGGCGTACCAGGACGAGTCGGTGCTGTGGACGGAGAGCCGCGACGTCGGCAAGGGCTTCCGCTGCGTGCGCATGGTGAACAACATCTACCTCAACTTCGACGCCTTCCACGGCGACAAGGCCCACGGCGGCGTCCACGACGGTACCGAGATCGTGCTCTGGAAGTGGTGCGAGGGTGACAACCAGCGCTGGAAGATCCTCCCCTGGT AG
- the LOC127331465 gene encoding ricin B-like lectin R40G3: protein MDYYRRHENYGGYGMATPGYGMATPGYAPPVPYGMSQVNIEGNYGGRTLPPQPTVKVYCRANPNYAMSVRNGKVVLAPANPKDEYQHWIKDMRHSTSIKDEEGYPAFALVNKATGEAIKHSLGQSHAVRLVPYNPDFLDESVLWTESRDVGNGFRCVRMVNNIYLNFDALNGDKYHGGVRDGTEVVLWKWCEGDNQRWKIQPYY from the exons ATGGATTACTACCGTCGCCACGAGAACTACGGTGGGTATGGAATGGCAACACCGGGGTACGGGATGGCAACTCCGGGGTACGCGCCGCCGGTGCCATACGGCATGTCTCAGGTGAACATCGAGGGCAACTACGGTGGCCGTACCCTGCCGCCGCAGCCCACGGTGAAGGTGTACTGCCGGGCCAACCCCAACTATGCCATGTCCGTCCGGAACGGCAAGGTTGTGCTCGCGCCGGCCAACCCCAAGGACGAGTACCAG CACTGGATCAAGGACATGAGGCACAGCACCAGCATCAAGGACGAGGAGGGGTACCCTGCCTTCGCCCTGGTGAACAAGGCCACAGGGGAGGCCATCAAGCACTCCCTTGGCCAGTCCCACGCT GTTCGGCTTGTGCCGTACAACCCTGACTTCCTGGACGAGTCGGTGCTGTGGACGGAGAGCCGGGACGTGGGCAACGGCTTCCGGTGCGTGCGCATGGTGAACAACATCTACCTCAACTTCGACGCCCTCAACGGCGACAAGTACCACGGCGGCGTCCGCGACGGCACCGAGGTCGTGCTCTGGAAGTGGTGCGAGGGCGACAACCAGCGCTGGAAGATCCAGCCTTACTACTGA